A stretch of Schistocerca cancellata isolate TAMUIC-IGC-003103 chromosome 3, iqSchCanc2.1, whole genome shotgun sequence DNA encodes these proteins:
- the LOC126176040 gene encoding cuticle protein 21-like: protein MKILVLLSAVTAACVASPGFLAGGAAPLDAFRCAGVPCSLAGLPAVSYAASAPAGVVFPAAAPVALTSQFHAQDELGQYSYGYQGGPSAKSETRAFDGSVSGGYSYVDANGVLQTAQYVSDPVNGFRVAATNLPTATARPVEDTPEVMRARAAHAAFVADAAARSAALAAAATPAPPASAPEARDGQQAARTAPAPPASSATGRGAPARPPSATSYANLVIGPSGVPLDTPEVAAARAADAVAHLQAKAAALFG, encoded by the coding sequence GTCCTGCTGAGCGCCGTGACGGCGGCCTGCGTCGCCTCCCCCGGCTTCCTGGCTGGCGGCGCGGCGCCGCTGGACGCCTTCCGCTGCGCCGGCGTGCCCTGCAGCCTGGCCGGGCTGCCCGCCGTATCCTACGCCGCCTCGGCGCCCGCCGGCGTCGTCTTCCCCGCCGCCGCGCCCGTCGCGCTGACGTCACAGTTCCACGCGCAGGACGAGCTGGGCCAGTACAGCTACGGCTACCAGGGCGGGCCGTCGGCCAAGTCCGAGACGCGAGCCTTCGACGGTTCCGTGTCCGGCGGCTACTCCTACGTGGACGCCAACGGCGTGCTGCAGACGGCGCAGTACGTCTCCGACCCGGTGAACGGCTTCCGCGTCGCCGCCACCAACCTGCCGACCGCCACCGCGCGGCCCGTGGAGGACACGCCCGAGGTGATGCGGGCGCGCGCCGCCCACGCCGCCTTCGTGGCTGACGCCGCCGCGCGCTCCGccgccctcgccgccgccgccacccccgcgCCCCCGGCCTCCGCCCCCGAGGCGCGGGACGGCCAGCAGGCCGCCCGAACCGCCCCCGCACCGCCCGCCTCCTCTGCCACCGGCCGCGGCGCCCCCGCACGCCCACCCTCTGCTACCAGCTACGCCAACCTCGTGATAGGACCTTCGGGAGTGCCGCTGGACACCCCCGAAGTGGCCGCCGCCCGCGCCGCTGACGCCGTCGCCCACCTGCAAGCCAAGGCGGCTGCACTCTTCGGCTGA